From Methanomassiliicoccus sp., the proteins below share one genomic window:
- a CDS encoding cobyric acid synthase: MDEYWCKVVSELQDYRPGPNKDCPYYYCHFDGQDCSLCFCPLYPCMDPRLGGMVVSKRGTEVWSCESCLWIHRGEVAKELAKRIAPTATPPPRSELEHVKKEVEALHPVSAMPIMVLGATSGAGKSLLAAALCRLFSDMGLNVAPFKSQNMSLNSMVTPQGGEISRAQALQAVAARTEPDHHMNPILLKPKRDDVSQVIVDGKPYRDMDVRTYYGEFTLGEGTEIVKRAWEFLRRTRDVVVIEGAGSPAEINILDRDIANMKAAEIAQAPCLLVVNMEWGGAFAYAFGTVDLLPPEHRRMIKGIILNNMYGDATCLDEGIRELESRLGIPVLGVVPHVEHFLPDEDSQDLAKEKGSGELKVGVIMLPRIANFTDLDALALEGVKVIYVKEVRSLQGVDAVIIPGTKNTVADLRWLHEKGLFEAIRSLRGKVPILGICGGYQMLGKEVIDLNGVEGDEGASWEGLGLLDITTNFEFYEKRTTQVTGRLAVGSGEVRGYEIHMGLSQSRESPLFYLRENGSEKAEGAISADGMVMGSYVHGLFDLPAFRSAFLSKIPYRESKDVLPHDYDRSVQEGLDALASVVGSSLDMNRLLAILKEGL; encoded by the coding sequence ATGGACGAGTATTGGTGCAAGGTGGTCAGCGAGCTGCAGGATTACCGCCCAGGACCCAACAAGGATTGCCCGTACTATTATTGTCACTTTGACGGTCAGGACTGCTCCCTGTGCTTCTGCCCCCTCTACCCGTGCATGGACCCCCGACTGGGCGGCATGGTGGTATCGAAACGGGGCACCGAAGTGTGGAGCTGCGAGTCCTGCTTATGGATCCACCGCGGAGAGGTGGCGAAGGAGCTGGCGAAGCGCATCGCTCCCACCGCAACCCCCCCTCCAAGATCGGAGCTGGAACATGTGAAGAAGGAGGTGGAGGCCTTGCATCCTGTCAGCGCGATGCCCATTATGGTTCTGGGAGCCACGTCGGGTGCGGGGAAGTCCCTTCTCGCCGCGGCGCTCTGCCGCCTGTTCTCCGATATGGGATTAAACGTCGCCCCGTTCAAGTCTCAGAACATGTCACTGAACTCCATGGTCACCCCTCAGGGCGGGGAGATCTCTCGGGCTCAGGCCTTGCAGGCGGTGGCGGCCAGAACGGAGCCGGACCATCACATGAACCCCATCCTCCTCAAGCCCAAGAGGGATGACGTGTCCCAGGTAATCGTTGACGGCAAGCCCTACAGGGACATGGACGTGAGGACCTACTATGGGGAGTTCACCCTCGGGGAGGGCACGGAGATCGTGAAGAGGGCGTGGGAGTTCCTCCGAAGGACGAGGGACGTGGTGGTGATCGAGGGTGCGGGATCCCCTGCGGAGATCAACATCCTCGACCGGGACATCGCCAATATGAAGGCAGCGGAGATCGCTCAGGCGCCATGCCTGCTGGTGGTGAACATGGAGTGGGGGGGTGCCTTCGCCTACGCCTTCGGTACCGTGGACCTTCTCCCCCCGGAGCACCGCCGCATGATCAAGGGGATCATCCTCAACAACATGTACGGCGACGCGACCTGCCTGGACGAAGGAATAAGGGAACTGGAATCGCGGCTGGGGATCCCCGTCCTGGGAGTGGTACCTCACGTGGAGCACTTCCTCCCTGACGAGGACTCCCAGGACCTGGCCAAGGAGAAGGGGTCCGGAGAGCTGAAGGTGGGGGTCATAATGCTCCCCCGCATCGCCAACTTCACCGACCTGGACGCGCTGGCGTTGGAGGGGGTGAAGGTCATCTATGTCAAGGAGGTCCGCTCCCTCCAGGGGGTGGACGCGGTAATCATCCCCGGGACCAAGAACACCGTGGCCGACCTGCGCTGGCTTCACGAGAAGGGTCTGTTCGAGGCCATTAGGTCACTTAGGGGCAAGGTCCCCATACTGGGCATATGCGGTGGCTACCAGATGCTGGGAAAAGAGGTCATCGACCTCAACGGGGTGGAGGGGGACGAAGGGGCCTCCTGGGAGGGCCTGGGGCTGCTGGACATCACCACCAACTTCGAGTTCTACGAGAAGAGGACCACTCAGGTGACCGGACGGCTGGCGGTAGGGTCAGGAGAGGTTCGCGGCTACGAGATCCATATGGGGCTGTCGCAGAGCAGGGAGTCTCCTCTATTCTACCTCAGGGAGAACGGTTCCGAGAAGGCGGAGGGCGCTATCTCCGCCGACGGCATGGTGATGGGCTCCTACGTACATGGCCTGTTCGACCTTCCCGCGTTCCGCTCCGCGTTCCTCTCCAAGATCCCCTATAGGGAGTCCAAGGACGTGCTGCCACATGATTATGACCGTTCCGTCCAGGAAGGGCTGGACGCCCTGGCATCGGTGGTGGGCTCGAGCCTGGATATGAACAGACTGCTTGCCATATTGAAGGAGGGTCTGTGA
- a CDS encoding cobyric acid synthase, which produces MGRIMVMGTSSGAGKTTIAALLCRHFTLQGLKVAPFKASNLSLNSFVTSRGEEIGVSQAYQAWACGREPEGEMNPILLKPKGSGVCQIVLDGHPYMDVGRGGRTVERENLMGAVTAAYRKLVERNDVVVIEGSGSPAEINLRREDIANMATAEMAQAPVVLVGDIERGGVFAALHGTYTLLEPRHRQLVKAYLINRFRGDASILGAGIDRLSELTGLPCLGVMPFADLRFPSEDSLDLAREQGKGMNGADVRQGWLDNLDSLYRTSRDHIDYEMIDRIALS; this is translated from the coding sequence ATGGGGCGGATCATGGTCATGGGGACGTCCTCGGGCGCGGGCAAGACCACCATCGCTGCCCTGCTGTGCCGCCATTTCACACTCCAGGGGCTCAAGGTCGCCCCTTTCAAGGCCAGCAACCTTTCCCTCAACTCCTTTGTCACATCCCGAGGGGAGGAGATAGGGGTCTCTCAAGCCTACCAGGCGTGGGCCTGCGGTCGTGAACCGGAGGGGGAGATGAATCCTATCCTTCTAAAGCCTAAGGGTAGCGGGGTCTGCCAGATCGTCCTCGATGGGCACCCATATATGGACGTAGGCCGGGGGGGAAGGACGGTGGAGAGGGAGAACCTTATGGGCGCGGTCACCGCCGCCTATCGAAAGCTTGTGGAGAGGAATGACGTGGTGGTGATCGAGGGTTCTGGATCCCCTGCGGAGATAAACCTGAGAAGGGAGGACATCGCCAACATGGCCACGGCAGAGATGGCGCAGGCACCGGTGGTCCTGGTGGGTGATATTGAGAGAGGTGGTGTGTTCGCCGCCCTCCACGGCACATACACTCTCCTGGAGCCCAGGCACAGGCAGCTAGTGAAGGCCTACCTCATTAACCGTTTCCGCGGTGACGCCAGCATACTGGGGGCGGGCATAGACCGTCTTAGCGAGCTTACCGGTCTCCCCTGTCTGGGGGTGATGCCGTTCGCCGACCTGCGTTTCCCCAGCGAGGACAGCCTGGACCTTGCCCGCGAACAGGGCAAGGGCATGAACGGCGCAGACGTCAGGCAGGGCTGGCTGGACAACCTTGACAGCCTCTACCGGACCTCCCGGGACCACATCGATTACGAGATGATCGATAGGATCGCGTTGAGCTAG
- a CDS encoding 2TM domain-containing protein: MIWPSNGGGFPGFILPLVFRGIGLVAHGLGAFMGTGYADRLALKEYKRLKAQR; encoded by the coding sequence GTGATATGGCCTTCTAACGGAGGTGGCTTTCCGGGGTTCATTCTCCCTCTGGTGTTCAGGGGCATCGGGCTTGTCGCACATGGCCTGGGGGCTTTTATGGGCACAGGGTACGCCGACCGGCTGGCGCTGAAGGAGTACAAGCGGCTCAAAGCACAGCGGTGA
- a CDS encoding ABC transporter ATP-binding protein, which yields MAAVEVKDLVKTFGEVRAVDGLSFSVAEGEVFGLIGPNGAGKTTTMRMMSTLLQVTSGSISIFGHDVMRDTDEVRRIISYLPEEAGAYKNLTGRQYLEFIARFFAKGNGAVEIAARGIEVARLDDRIDDRVETYSKGMARRLLVGRALMFRPRLAILDELTSGLDVISAQQIRKVVRDAAASGTTVIVSSHNMLEVELICDRIALVNAGKLVELGTPSELKSRYGAANIEDVFVRVVG from the coding sequence GTGGCAGCTGTAGAGGTAAAAGACCTTGTGAAAACCTTCGGGGAGGTCCGGGCCGTTGACGGCCTCTCCTTCTCGGTGGCCGAAGGCGAGGTTTTCGGCCTTATAGGTCCGAACGGAGCGGGGAAGACGACGACCATGAGGATGATGTCCACCCTCCTCCAGGTCACCTCCGGGAGTATCAGCATCTTCGGTCATGACGTGATGAGGGACACGGACGAGGTCCGAAGGATCATCAGCTACCTGCCTGAGGAGGCGGGTGCCTACAAGAACCTGACCGGGAGGCAGTACCTGGAGTTCATCGCCCGGTTCTTCGCGAAGGGCAATGGGGCCGTGGAGATCGCCGCCAGGGGGATCGAGGTCGCCCGTCTCGACGACAGGATCGATGACCGGGTGGAGACCTACAGCAAGGGAATGGCCCGCCGTTTGCTGGTGGGCCGCGCGCTCATGTTCCGGCCCCGCCTGGCCATCCTCGATGAGCTGACCTCGGGATTGGACGTCATCAGTGCCCAGCAGATCCGCAAGGTGGTGCGGGACGCCGCTGCATCCGGTACCACGGTTATAGTGTCCTCGCACAACATGCTGGAGGTGGAGCTCATCTGTGACCGCATCGCCCTGGTCAACGCCGGCAAGCTCGTGGAGCTAGGCACCCCCTCGGAGCTGAAATCCCGGTATGGGGCGGCGAACATCGAGGATGTTTTCGTGAGGGTGGTAGGATGA
- a CDS encoding ABC transporter permease, protein MKPLTNIFRKEVKELLTPAAIIPVVVMAVLFAALGGMIGGAQQEASKAPVIGLIDMDGGNYSHVVSSYISANSEITYNGTDVDVGLETVRTAGGPAVIVIEEDFTSNISSGVPGTIRVYWIMAGAGIMDSVSSSIVDAILSGAGQMLSAKMIEEGASTNSSLIMAPMVKSETTYFKQMTMDDISPSTVASVLSSQSFLIPLVVMLVILMSGSSIIGSMGMEKENKTLETLLTMPVKRRDIVLGKLAGAAVVGLLMAIVYMAGMGYYMGSLQGQSAIDMTRFGLVLDPLDYLLVGLSLFLAVLGALALCMLLGAFARDFKSSQTLTMPITFLALVPFFIMMMKDFNTLPPLGQAVIFLIPFSHPMMVMNNLMFNDYWLVIAGIAYEALFAAVTVGLSVWLFKKDMLITGWKKGSKKAFGGLLKKGR, encoded by the coding sequence ATGAAGCCGCTGACCAACATATTTCGAAAGGAGGTCAAGGAGCTGCTGACACCCGCCGCCATAATCCCGGTGGTCGTCATGGCGGTGCTGTTCGCAGCCCTGGGGGGGATGATCGGAGGGGCCCAGCAGGAAGCGTCCAAGGCCCCGGTCATCGGCCTCATCGACATGGACGGAGGAAATTATTCGCACGTTGTCTCCTCCTACATCTCCGCCAACTCGGAGATCACCTATAACGGTACCGATGTCGACGTCGGTCTGGAGACCGTTCGCACTGCAGGAGGCCCCGCTGTCATTGTCATAGAGGAGGACTTCACCTCCAACATCAGCTCCGGGGTCCCTGGCACCATAAGAGTGTACTGGATCATGGCCGGCGCAGGCATAATGGACTCCGTCTCCTCCTCGATCGTGGACGCTATCCTGTCGGGGGCAGGCCAGATGCTGTCCGCGAAGATGATAGAGGAAGGCGCGTCCACCAACTCCAGCCTCATAATGGCCCCCATGGTGAAGAGCGAGACCACCTACTTCAAGCAGATGACCATGGACGACATCTCCCCGTCCACTGTAGCCAGCGTCCTCTCCTCCCAATCTTTCCTGATACCGTTGGTGGTGATGCTGGTCATCCTCATGTCCGGGAGCAGCATCATCGGCTCCATGGGAATGGAGAAGGAGAACAAGACCTTGGAGACCCTCCTGACCATGCCCGTGAAGCGCCGTGACATCGTCCTGGGAAAACTTGCCGGGGCGGCGGTGGTAGGCCTGCTGATGGCCATCGTCTACATGGCGGGCATGGGCTACTACATGGGCTCCCTGCAGGGGCAGTCCGCCATCGACATGACCCGCTTCGGGCTGGTTCTCGATCCCCTTGACTACCTGCTGGTGGGGCTGTCCCTGTTCCTGGCGGTCCTGGGCGCCCTGGCACTGTGCATGTTGCTGGGGGCTTTTGCGCGGGACTTCAAGTCCTCGCAGACCCTTACCATGCCCATAACCTTCCTGGCACTGGTACCGTTCTTCATCATGATGATGAAGGACTTCAACACCCTACCACCGCTGGGGCAGGCGGTCATCTTCCTGATACCCTTCAGCCACCCCATGATGGTGATGAACAACCTCATGTTCAACGATTACTGGCTGGTGATCGCGGGCATAGCCTACGAGGCGTTGTTCGCCGCCGTCACCGTGGGGCTGTCAGTGTGGCTGTTCAAGAAGGACATGCTCATTACGGGATGGAAAAAAGGGAGCAAGAAGGCCTTCGGCGGACTCCTGAAAAAGGGGCGGTGA
- a CDS encoding DEAD/DEAH box helicase codes for MTEDFTSLQIAEPVMKAIESMGWTEPTPVQVGTIPLLLQGQDVIAQAQTGTGKTAAFGIPIIQGIEPGRLPSALILCPTRELAVQVSEEIKRLSANLDLQVLAVYGGAGMEPQFEALHRGVDVVVGTPGRVIDHIQRKTLDLKNVRYLVLDEADRMLDMGFIEDITYIISKVPKERQTMLFSATIPGEIRKLAEEHMRSPQVVSVSEDELVLPNTKQMYFSVGRKNKIWALCRVLDKERPKAIVFAQTKHMVDIIESRLTSYGYPAAAIHGDLTQARREKVLGDFRSGKIKVLIATDVAARGLDIEGVNYVINYDIPESPESYVHRIGRTGRAGKEGKAITFVSSDEMHLLEAIQNFTDVKLKQVEVPGVKGQETVREVLDFDEMADIFGMVSFEINIGANDGVNKVELADFVARTARVNEITVGQIEIGPVKTVVEIHKDVGLKVLRALRQSSYKGRKISVTPLNRKR; via the coding sequence ATGACCGAGGATTTTACAAGTCTACAGATAGCCGAACCTGTGATGAAGGCCATAGAAAGTATGGGGTGGACGGAACCTACGCCGGTCCAGGTGGGCACGATACCACTTCTGCTGCAAGGGCAGGATGTCATCGCCCAGGCCCAGACGGGAACGGGTAAGACCGCCGCGTTCGGGATACCAATAATCCAGGGGATAGAGCCCGGTAGGCTCCCTTCTGCCCTCATCCTGTGCCCTACCAGGGAGCTGGCGGTGCAGGTATCAGAGGAGATCAAGCGCCTGAGCGCCAACCTTGACCTCCAGGTGCTGGCGGTATACGGGGGGGCAGGCATGGAGCCGCAGTTCGAGGCCCTGCACCGGGGCGTGGACGTGGTCGTAGGTACCCCGGGCAGGGTCATCGACCACATCCAGCGGAAGACCCTCGATCTAAAGAACGTCCGTTACCTGGTACTAGATGAGGCCGACCGCATGCTGGATATGGGTTTCATCGAGGACATCACGTACATCATATCCAAGGTCCCCAAGGAGCGCCAGACCATGTTGTTCTCCGCCACCATACCTGGAGAGATCAGGAAACTGGCCGAGGAACATATGCGATCGCCCCAGGTGGTATCGGTGTCCGAGGATGAGCTGGTCCTCCCCAATACCAAGCAGATGTACTTCTCCGTGGGCAGGAAGAACAAGATATGGGCCTTGTGCCGGGTCCTGGACAAGGAGAGGCCCAAGGCCATCGTGTTCGCCCAGACGAAGCACATGGTGGATATCATAGAGAGCAGGCTCACATCCTACGGCTATCCCGCTGCGGCCATACACGGTGACCTGACCCAGGCCCGAAGGGAGAAGGTGCTGGGGGACTTCCGCTCCGGAAAGATCAAGGTCCTCATCGCCACTGACGTGGCCGCACGAGGCCTTGACATCGAAGGGGTCAACTATGTCATCAACTACGACATCCCCGAATCACCTGAGAGCTATGTGCACCGGATAGGGAGGACTGGCCGTGCTGGCAAGGAGGGGAAGGCTATCACCTTCGTCTCCAGCGATGAGATGCATCTACTGGAGGCCATACAGAACTTCACCGATGTCAAGCTCAAGCAGGTGGAGGTCCCGGGAGTGAAGGGGCAGGAGACGGTCAGGGAGGTCCTGGACTTCGACGAGATGGCCGACATCTTCGGAATGGTGAGCTTTGAGATCAACATCGGCGCTAATGACGGCGTCAACAAGGTGGAGCTGGCGGACTTCGTGGCCCGCACGGCCAGGGTGAACGAGATCACCGTCGGGCAGATCGAGATCGGGCCTGTCAAGACCGTTGTGGAGATACACAAGGACGTAGGATTGAAAGTTCTCCGTGCTCTGCGGCAATCTTCCTACAAGGGCAGGAAAATAAGCGTCACGCCCTTGAACCGTAAACGTTGA
- a CDS encoding magnesium transporter CorA: MEVVEGKVITDNRVDLMAQTNGNGNGNEVPKKKAVAVTIPSGSKPLKLYGDNAEEFLPKIQGSSLTWINFMVKDVEKDGTQVATAFGFSESMVPTLLKGYFTNFEDRDVELGILLPAVRVKKVDFQCFPLLILVKKNLILTIHSEDVSRLVNFSRYAEAFVRKLPENMLPEDKVTTMLCRIIDENNNRNFEQLREIEDQADWLSESLLDMKAERSMLGKSIYEMKHTLIVYLNTLWRTLDVLNNLRYGDADVITDNPKVLAKVNLLVVDVTQQISLSEHMSEVLASGLEVLQSIYNNQLQVLNNRMALAMTWLTILGTAVLVPNTLATIGGLLPLEGSSLTWFLYVILFSTLASTMLAWWWVSKKIYLPTRADEFVPVNERRHRKR, translated from the coding sequence TTGGAGGTTGTAGAGGGAAAAGTAATAACGGATAACCGTGTGGACTTGATGGCCCAGACCAATGGGAACGGTAACGGGAATGAGGTTCCCAAGAAGAAGGCGGTAGCGGTCACCATTCCCTCCGGGTCCAAGCCCCTCAAGCTCTACGGGGACAACGCTGAGGAGTTCCTTCCCAAGATACAAGGCTCATCCCTCACCTGGATCAACTTCATGGTCAAGGATGTGGAGAAGGACGGGACCCAGGTGGCCACCGCCTTCGGCTTCAGTGAGAGCATGGTCCCCACCCTGTTGAAGGGCTACTTCACCAACTTCGAGGACCGAGATGTGGAGCTTGGCATCCTGCTGCCGGCGGTTCGGGTGAAGAAGGTGGACTTCCAGTGCTTCCCCTTGTTGATATTGGTGAAGAAGAATCTGATCCTCACCATCCACTCCGAGGACGTCTCCCGTCTGGTCAACTTCTCTCGGTACGCCGAGGCCTTCGTCCGCAAGCTGCCTGAGAACATGCTTCCTGAGGATAAGGTCACAACGATGTTGTGCCGCATCATCGATGAGAACAACAACCGGAACTTCGAGCAGCTCCGGGAGATCGAGGACCAGGCCGACTGGCTCTCAGAGAGCCTCCTGGACATGAAGGCGGAGAGGAGCATGCTGGGGAAGAGCATCTACGAGATGAAGCACACTCTCATCGTGTACCTCAACACTCTCTGGCGCACCCTCGATGTCCTCAACAACCTCAGGTACGGTGACGCTGACGTCATCACCGATAACCCCAAGGTTCTGGCCAAGGTCAACCTGCTGGTCGTGGACGTGACCCAGCAGATCTCACTGAGCGAGCACATGTCGGAGGTTCTCGCCTCCGGGCTGGAGGTTCTGCAATCCATCTATAACAACCAGCTGCAGGTCCTGAACAACCGCATGGCCCTGGCCATGACGTGGCTGACCATCCTGGGCACGGCGGTGCTGGTGCCCAATACCCTAGCCACCATCGGCGGGCTTCTCCCCTTAGAGGGCTCATCTTTGACGTGGTTCCTCTATGTGATACTGTTCTCGACGCTGGCATCCACGATGCTGGCCTGGTGGTGGGTGAGCAAGAAGATCTACCTTCCTACCAGAGCGGACGAGTTCGTTCCGGTCAACGAACGTCGTCATCGGAAGAGATGA
- a CDS encoding DUF998 domain-containing protein, with product MNTVILSPRLGAMAGIAGSVFFAIMWTAAVFADGSWHLGEMTLSELGDRSRSGHLLFNTGAMVTGILSLLFSVGLYKVLSPGIIGRAGAAMMGLASLLLIGVGLFPIDTGTPHTVVSLSFFGIAALAMVLFIVPFARSYVFHPSMAMFTAFLLLVCLVGAAILKLPGLEALAVGCLLLWMFVVSIRMMWHHPAR from the coding sequence GTGAACACCGTAATCCTATCTCCTCGATTGGGCGCGATGGCCGGGATCGCCGGTTCCGTGTTCTTCGCTATCATGTGGACGGCCGCTGTCTTCGCCGACGGCAGCTGGCATCTGGGGGAGATGACCCTGAGCGAGCTGGGCGACCGTTCCCGGAGCGGACACCTGCTTTTCAACACTGGAGCGATGGTCACAGGCATCCTTTCCCTCCTGTTCTCCGTGGGACTGTATAAGGTCCTGTCCCCCGGCATCATAGGAAGAGCAGGAGCGGCAATGATGGGGCTGGCCTCCCTGCTGCTCATAGGGGTGGGTCTCTTCCCCATTGACACGGGAACTCCGCACACCGTGGTGAGCCTCTCCTTCTTCGGCATCGCCGCACTGGCCATGGTTCTTTTTATAGTCCCGTTCGCTAGGAGCTACGTCTTCCATCCCAGCATGGCGATGTTTACCGCGTTTCTCCTCCTCGTATGTCTAGTGGGCGCGGCCATCCTGAAACTGCCAGGGTTGGAGGCCCTAGCCGTCGGCTGCCTGCTCCTGTGGATGTTCGTGGTCAGCATCCGTATGATGTGGCATCATCCGGCCCGGTGA
- the hypD gene encoding hydrogenase formation protein HypD, with protein MFKLRNEEAAQRILDSIRKEDVNLRFMHVCGTHQDTLVRFGLDPMLREVGIEIRQGPGCPVCVTTTAEVADAIALAEAGRTIAVFGDMLKVPTPMGSLGDAKARGHDVRIVYSVEDAVRLSSEVKHMVFMGIGFETTSPTTAAVMVETLPDNFSVYSCHRLLPPALHAIINMGEFRIDGLIEPGHVSAIIGVDPYQVFSTKYGIPQVVTGFEPLDLLMAVHMLVKQIKEGRAQVENEYGRLVKKEGNPKAIKLLERVFRPVDSAWRGFPMIPQSAYDLKEEYDDHNARVVHQDVLKDRPPVEEEHRGCRCGEVLRGIIESHECPAFGRGCTPRYPMGPCMVSREGGCNIAFRYQGKM; from the coding sequence ATGTTCAAGCTTAGGAACGAGGAAGCAGCCCAGAGGATACTGGACTCAATACGAAAAGAGGATGTGAACCTCCGTTTCATGCATGTCTGCGGTACACATCAGGACACCCTGGTGCGCTTTGGCCTCGATCCCATGCTTCGGGAGGTGGGCATAGAGATCCGTCAGGGACCGGGCTGCCCGGTGTGTGTGACCACCACCGCCGAGGTCGCCGATGCCATCGCTCTGGCGGAGGCAGGGAGGACCATCGCGGTTTTCGGGGACATGCTCAAGGTGCCCACCCCCATGGGCTCCCTGGGTGACGCCAAGGCCAGAGGGCATGATGTCCGCATCGTGTACTCGGTGGAGGACGCGGTGCGTTTGTCCTCGGAGGTGAAGCACATGGTCTTCATGGGCATCGGCTTCGAGACCACCAGCCCCACTACCGCGGCGGTCATGGTGGAGACGCTTCCGGATAACTTCTCGGTTTATTCCTGCCATCGCCTTCTGCCTCCGGCCCTGCATGCCATCATAAACATGGGGGAGTTCAGGATCGATGGGCTTATCGAGCCCGGGCACGTGAGCGCGATCATCGGGGTAGATCCCTATCAGGTGTTCTCCACAAAGTACGGGATCCCTCAGGTGGTGACAGGCTTCGAGCCGCTGGACCTGCTGATGGCCGTCCACATGCTGGTAAAGCAGATCAAGGAAGGAAGGGCGCAGGTGGAGAACGAGTACGGCCGCCTGGTGAAGAAGGAGGGGAATCCCAAGGCCATCAAGCTCCTGGAGCGGGTGTTCCGTCCCGTGGACAGTGCCTGGAGGGGCTTCCCCATGATCCCTCAGAGCGCGTACGACCTCAAGGAGGAGTACGACGATCACAACGCCCGGGTGGTCCACCAGGACGTTCTCAAAGACCGCCCTCCAGTGGAGGAGGAACATCGCGGGTGCCGTTGCGGAGAGGTGCTCCGCGGCATCATAGAATCCCATGAGTGCCCCGCCTTCGGCAGGGGGTGTACCCCTCGATACCCTATGGGCCCGTGCATGGTGTCGCGTGAGGGTGGCTGCAACATCGCCTTCCGCTACCAGGGGAAGATGTGA
- the hypA gene encoding hydrogenase maturation nickel metallochaperone HypA, whose amino-acid sequence MHEVAVMSSILEAVREELRKHHILKVEEVLLVVGEMTFLGADQLNFAFEVLTKDTDMEGSTLVIEKEEVEVSCPSCQYRGRAAYHEDEMYHSHVPTLNCPDCGKRVEIIKGKSCMVRSIKVVEDDVQA is encoded by the coding sequence ATGCACGAGGTCGCTGTCATGTCCTCCATCCTGGAGGCCGTCCGGGAGGAGCTTAGGAAGCACCACATCCTGAAGGTCGAGGAGGTGCTGCTGGTTGTGGGGGAGATGACCTTCCTGGGCGCGGACCAATTGAACTTCGCCTTCGAGGTGCTCACCAAGGACACGGACATGGAAGGTTCCACCTTGGTGATCGAGAAGGAGGAGGTGGAGGTGTCCTGCCCCAGCTGTCAATACCGCGGTCGGGCGGCATATCACGAGGATGAGATGTACCATTCTCACGTGCCTACGCTGAACTGCCCCGACTGCGGCAAGAGGGTGGAGATCATCAAGGGTAAGAGCTGCATGGTGCGATCGATCAAGGTGGTTGAGGACGATGTTCAAGCTTAG
- a CDS encoding endonuclease III: protein MIEKPVDEILDRLEARSPQRASPGSAIGLEPSWRRDPFTMLIATVLSQRTRDECTWIASEKLFSEYGTPRALMNAPEESITAAIGAVNFHKGKARAIKEIARIIHEEHHDAVPSDIEGLMALPMVGRKTANCVLAYAFEKDAICVDTHVHRISNRIGLVRSAGPDGTEEQLKVVVPRPRWRSVNELMVRFGQEICTPLRPKHDLCPIQEFCDTFLQESGRTGR, encoded by the coding sequence ATGATCGAAAAACCCGTCGATGAGATCCTGGACAGGCTGGAGGCACGCTCTCCGCAGAGGGCATCACCAGGTTCCGCCATAGGGCTGGAACCCTCTTGGAGGAGGGACCCCTTCACCATGCTCATAGCCACCGTCCTGTCCCAGAGGACCAGGGATGAATGCACCTGGATAGCGAGCGAGAAGCTGTTCTCCGAATATGGGACACCCCGGGCCCTGATGAACGCTCCCGAGGAGAGCATCACGGCGGCCATTGGAGCGGTGAACTTCCATAAGGGCAAGGCTAGGGCCATCAAGGAGATCGCCCGTATCATACACGAGGAGCACCATGATGCCGTCCCGTCGGACATCGAGGGACTGATGGCCCTGCCCATGGTAGGAAGGAAGACCGCCAACTGCGTTCTGGCATATGCCTTCGAAAAGGATGCTATTTGCGTCGATACCCATGTACATAGGATATCCAACCGCATCGGGCTGGTCCGCAGCGCGGGCCCGGATGGCACCGAGGAACAGTTGAAGGTGGTGGTCCCCAGGCCACGATGGAGGTCCGTCAACGAGCTGATGGTGCGCTTCGGGCAGGAGATATGCACGCCCCTACGCCCAAAGCATGACCTATGCCCCATCCAGGAGTTCTGTGATACCTTCCTCCAAGAGAGCGGTCGGACAGGGCGCTAG